A single genomic interval of Chloracidobacterium validum harbors:
- a CDS encoding LolA family protein — translation MVSAKSSARAASGDCAARRRFLVQSLWAGGSFAVGWNLAGRSAVSHAAWPAPEDARELLAGVLRRYGRLKALTADFIQVHQGRQTLREQGTLALKRNGRMRWDYAAPNVKQFLCDGKQTYFYSATRQRYTVEPVRASRDPRTPFLFLLGDQRAARLFTRVERAADPPTRAGYVVLRLTPRERIELVTAVLVECHPTNFELTRIALLSATGDRDDFLLSNIVENPVLPESLFEFTPPPGAQRATP, via the coding sequence ATGGTAAGCGCAAAAAGTAGCGCCCGCGCTGCAAGTGGTGACTGTGCGGCGCGGCGGCGGTTTCTTGTCCAGTCGCTCTGGGCCGGCGGCAGCTTCGCCGTGGGCTGGAATCTGGCCGGTCGGTCGGCCGTGAGCCACGCGGCGTGGCCCGCGCCGGAGGACGCCCGCGAACTGCTGGCCGGTGTCCTGCGGCGCTACGGACGGCTCAAGGCGCTGACGGCTGATTTCATCCAGGTTCACCAAGGACGGCAAACGCTGCGCGAACAGGGGACGCTCGCGCTCAAACGCAACGGCCGGATGCGCTGGGACTACGCGGCTCCCAACGTCAAGCAGTTTTTGTGCGATGGCAAGCAAACCTACTTTTACAGCGCGACACGGCAGCGCTACACCGTTGAGCCGGTTCGCGCCAGCCGCGACCCACGCACGCCGTTTTTGTTCCTCCTTGGCGACCAGCGCGCCGCGCGGCTGTTCACTCGTGTGGAACGTGCCGCCGACCCGCCTACGCGCGCCGGGTACGTCGTGCTGCGACTGACGCCGCGCGAACGAATCGAGCTTGTGACCGCCGTTTTGGTAGAGTGCCACCCGACCAACTTTGAGTTGACGCGCATTGCACTGTTGAGCGCCACCGGCGACCGCGACGACTTCCTGCTCTCAAATATCGTTGAAAATCCGGTTCTGCCGGAATCGCTTTTTGAGTTCACGCCACCGCCTGGCGCGCAACGCGCTACGCCATAG
- a CDS encoding VWA domain-containing protein — translation MQSLGYGSGRYAAIILCLISVGLPAVVPPRTAQAQSGATRKTPPPSPENDKPNRTLPDEKPAAPPRDAAQDGQDPNRPMGTPRRRPPTKAPTTDDEGNIIVLSTDVVNLEVVVYDKKTGRIFTDLKPANFTILEDGVKQDITNFQVGDSAITLVMILEYSRVIGPLVFEVLEPAAQFIERFVRANDYISIVPFDIRPKVLTDFTNDPAVLRSSIALLYRNFPAFTESNLFDTLKFVIKGGKLDGEDYTGLEEVQGRTAILLIALGIDTFSRINYDQARKIVENAGVPVYCIGIGNLFYKLNDPRLSPETNLTFLQAFNTLRTFADSSGGRYFPVTFVGELPTTLRSIDALLRNQYSIGYEPTNPRREGKRRKIEVLVDIDGDGKPDNKRLELQYRRSYVEPGGNNGKRKK, via the coding sequence ATGCAGTCCCTTGGTTATGGCTCCGGCCGTTACGCCGCCATCATCTTGTGCCTTATTTCCGTTGGCTTGCCGGCTGTCGTGCCGCCACGGACCGCCCAGGCGCAATCGGGCGCAACTCGCAAAACACCTCCACCATCCCCAGAAAACGACAAACCCAACCGGACACTTCCCGATGAGAAACCGGCAGCGCCGCCCAGAGATGCCGCCCAGGACGGGCAAGACCCAAACCGCCCCATGGGGACACCACGCCGTCGCCCTCCGACCAAAGCCCCAACCACGGATGATGAAGGTAACATCATTGTGTTGTCCACCGATGTCGTCAACTTGGAAGTCGTCGTTTACGACAAAAAAACCGGCCGCATCTTTACCGACCTCAAGCCGGCCAACTTCACGATTTTGGAAGATGGGGTCAAGCAGGACATCACCAACTTTCAAGTTGGCGACAGCGCCATTACGCTGGTGATGATCCTGGAGTATAGCCGGGTCATCGGCCCGCTGGTCTTTGAAGTGCTCGAACCGGCTGCCCAGTTCATCGAGCGCTTTGTCCGGGCCAACGACTACATCTCGATTGTTCCCTTTGACATTCGCCCAAAAGTTCTCACCGATTTCACGAATGACCCCGCCGTACTGCGGTCGAGCATCGCGCTCCTGTATCGCAACTTCCCGGCGTTCACCGAAAGCAACCTGTTCGATACGCTGAAGTTTGTCATCAAGGGCGGGAAGCTCGACGGCGAGGATTACACCGGATTGGAAGAAGTCCAGGGACGCACGGCCATTCTGCTCATCGCACTCGGCATTGATACCTTTAGCCGCATCAACTACGACCAGGCGCGCAAGATTGTCGAAAACGCCGGCGTGCCGGTCTATTGCATTGGCATCGGCAACCTCTTTTACAAGCTCAACGACCCACGCCTGTCGCCGGAAACCAACCTGACCTTTCTCCAGGCGTTCAACACACTTCGCACCTTTGCCGATAGCTCCGGCGGGCGCTACTTCCCGGTGACCTTTGTGGGTGAACTGCCGACCACCCTGCGCTCGATTGACGCGCTGCTGCGCAACCAATACAGCATCGGCTATGAACCCACCAACCCGCGCCGCGAAGGCAAGCGCCGGAAGATTGAAGTCCTGGTGGATATTGACGGCGACGGCAAGCCCGACAACAAGCGGTTGGAACTCCAATACCGCCGGAGCTATGTCGAGCCAGGGGGCAACAATGGTAAGCGCAAAAAGTAG
- a CDS encoding MFS transporter encodes MVAQRPISRPIILLGLVSLLTDMASEMLYPIAPLYLTGPLGASLILVGLLEGLAEGMGGILKGYFGALSDRLGTRAPFVRAGYTLSAFSKPLPGLWPAASAVALGRLADRLGKGLRSAPRDALLASHAPIGAQGRVFGFHRAMDTAGAVLGPLAALAFLALRPGDYATLFLLAFLPGILAVLCVWRVQDVPFQPASSRRFAPLAVLSYWKQSPPDYRRLVIALTLFGLVNSSDVFLILKAKQAGFSDTAAIGGYVLYNAVYTLAAYPAGDLADRLGKRRVIGWGLGLYAAVYVGFALLTQAWQAWVCFAIYGLYAAATEGVSKAWIAEIVPPEQRGAAIGLQTMLASLSVVVASTTAGLLWEKLDPTAPFWVAAGGAWLALFWLRATTRA; translated from the coding sequence ATGGTTGCCCAGCGCCCAATCTCCCGGCCGATTATTCTGCTTGGCCTGGTCAGTCTATTGACCGACATGGCCAGCGAGATGCTGTACCCCATTGCTCCACTTTATCTGACCGGTCCCCTGGGCGCGTCGTTGATCCTGGTTGGCCTGCTGGAAGGCCTGGCCGAGGGCATGGGGGGGATTCTCAAAGGGTATTTTGGGGCGCTGTCAGACCGGCTTGGAACGCGCGCGCCGTTTGTCCGCGCCGGCTACACGCTGTCGGCATTTTCCAAACCGCTTCCCGGACTGTGGCCGGCGGCCTCGGCGGTGGCACTCGGCCGACTGGCCGACCGGCTGGGTAAGGGACTGCGCAGCGCCCCACGCGATGCGCTGCTGGCAAGCCATGCTCCGATTGGCGCGCAGGGGCGTGTTTTCGGCTTTCACCGCGCCATGGATACTGCCGGGGCCGTGCTGGGCCCATTGGCCGCGCTGGCTTTTCTCGCCTTACGGCCAGGTGACTATGCAACCCTGTTTCTTCTGGCCTTTCTGCCCGGCATCTTGGCTGTGCTGTGCGTGTGGCGCGTCCAAGACGTGCCCTTCCAGCCGGCCTCGTCGCGGCGCTTTGCTCCCCTGGCAGTGCTGTCGTACTGGAAGCAGTCGCCACCCGACTACCGCCGCCTTGTAATTGCTCTGACATTGTTTGGACTGGTCAACAGCAGCGACGTGTTTCTCATTCTCAAAGCCAAGCAGGCGGGGTTTTCAGACACCGCTGCCATTGGTGGTTATGTGCTTTACAACGCCGTCTATACGCTGGCAGCTTACCCGGCTGGAGACCTTGCCGACCGCTTGGGGAAACGGCGGGTCATCGGCTGGGGGCTTGGGTTATACGCTGCCGTGTACGTTGGCTTTGCGCTGCTTACCCAAGCCTGGCAGGCCTGGGTGTGCTTTGCTATCTACGGACTCTATGCCGCCGCAACGGAAGGCGTCAGCAAGGCCTGGATTGCAGAGATTGTCCCACCCGAGCAACGGGGCGCAGCGATTGGCCTGCAAACGATGCTGGCGAGTCTGAGCGTGGTAGTGGCCAGTACCACTGCCGGACTGCTCTGGGAAAAACTCGACCCAACGGCTCCCTTCTGGGTCGCCGCCGGTGGCGCCTGGCTGGCGTTGTTTTGGCTGCGCGCCACAACCCGCGCCTAA
- a CDS encoding metallophosphoesterase has protein sequence MRVFALGDPHLSFAKPKPMHIFGEQWRDHANKIAAAWTRIGTPDDLLLLVGDLSWAMRSDDVRPDLDWIARLPGRKLIIRGNHDFWWHSLSKVRALVDSSVIPLQANCVIIQRIAFVGTRGWQCPGDEPSTDAFERQEAVIRREKPRQAYTAQDWKIYEREVGRLRLGLEAAHQQRANFDRLVVMLHYPPMNARHEPSGFTQLLEAYEADWCVYGHLHGAAIATAFTGRLGRTRIQLVSADSVDFTPFQLEL, from the coding sequence ATGCGCGTGTTTGCTCTCGGCGACCCTCACCTGTCCTTTGCCAAACCCAAACCCATGCACATCTTCGGGGAGCAATGGCGCGATCACGCCAACAAAATTGCCGCGGCCTGGACGCGGATCGGCACGCCTGACGACCTACTCCTGCTCGTCGGCGATCTGTCCTGGGCGATGCGCAGCGACGATGTTCGCCCTGACCTCGACTGGATTGCCCGTCTTCCCGGACGAAAGCTCATCATTCGTGGCAATCATGACTTTTGGTGGCATTCCCTATCCAAGGTGCGGGCGTTGGTTGACTCCTCGGTGATCCCCTTGCAAGCCAACTGTGTCATCATCCAGCGGATTGCCTTTGTGGGCACGCGCGGCTGGCAGTGTCCGGGCGATGAACCGAGCACGGATGCGTTTGAGCGGCAGGAAGCGGTCATCCGTCGTGAGAAGCCGCGTCAAGCGTACACGGCTCAGGATTGGAAAATTTATGAGCGCGAAGTCGGCCGACTGCGCCTTGGGCTGGAGGCTGCCCATCAACAACGGGCGAATTTCGACCGATTGGTGGTCATGTTGCACTACCCACCAATGAATGCGCGGCACGAGCCAAGCGGATTTACCCAGTTGCTGGAAGCTTACGAAGCCGACTGGTGCGTGTATGGTCATCTCCACGGCGCGGCAATTGCCACCGCCTTCACTGGGCGACTCGGACGGACACGCATCCAGCTCGTCAGCGCCGACAGCGTTGACTTCACGCCCTTCCAGCTTGAACTCTGA
- a CDS encoding sugar transferase: MSQTTLPPLGTSSSSTAVPFVRSLLPSVSDTTFHSLGHVVIAGLLLFDALAATGSLAAGIWIASTFWQVEPSFTPYVPFLPTLLIVRLLTLRHYGLYRLRGAFRYSDDLLGAFKGVSLGCIYGFVTLLFFHRGILDQPLFLSRVVFVCDWALMLFLVVASRVMLRQAQSWVRNEGHDLIPAFVVGAGEEARVCIAEINESPRLGYKVLGVLATDDRVSDLPDMIEDVPVIGTFDDLPELARALGIKEVLITDAHLHPRRIFNAMMNAGRKHHLNFRVVPSLFNCLPEKTQIEQLGSLPMIQLFRDPLSGINRFLKRGLDVIGAAVGLIVLSPVLALIAIAIRRESPGPIFYRQERVGMDGRTFQMLKFRSMYADATDEIHRRLMVETIKYPSRANRGTRGKPLYGKVFNDPRLTKVGKWIRRYSLDELPNLWNVLKGEMSLVGPRPPIPYEVAEYQDWHRTRFSVKGGVTGLWQVSGRNRLTFEQMVRLDVYYIENWSLWLDIKILLRTIPVVLRGDNTY, from the coding sequence ATGTCACAAACAACACTGCCGCCGCTTGGGACTTCTTCATCGTCCACCGCTGTCCCGTTTGTTCGTTCACTCCTACCTTCGGTTAGCGACACGACGTTTCACTCACTCGGCCACGTGGTCATTGCCGGGCTTCTGCTCTTTGATGCCCTGGCAGCCACCGGATCGCTGGCCGCTGGCATTTGGATTGCCTCGACGTTCTGGCAGGTTGAGCCATCTTTCACGCCTTATGTGCCTTTTTTGCCAACCCTGCTCATCGTGCGGTTGCTGACGCTGCGGCACTACGGACTCTATCGGCTGCGGGGGGCATTTCGATACTCCGATGACCTCCTTGGCGCTTTCAAGGGGGTCTCGCTTGGTTGCATCTATGGCTTTGTCACCCTACTGTTTTTTCACCGGGGCATTCTTGACCAGCCGTTGTTTCTATCGCGGGTCGTCTTTGTTTGCGACTGGGCATTGATGCTGTTTCTGGTCGTCGCCAGCCGGGTCATGCTGCGCCAGGCGCAGTCCTGGGTGCGCAATGAAGGCCATGATTTGATCCCAGCCTTCGTCGTTGGTGCCGGCGAGGAGGCGCGTGTCTGCATCGCTGAAATCAACGAGTCGCCGCGCCTGGGCTACAAGGTGCTGGGCGTGCTGGCAACCGATGACCGCGTTTCCGACCTGCCGGATATGATCGAGGATGTGCCCGTCATCGGCACGTTCGACGACCTGCCGGAGCTGGCCCGCGCGCTGGGCATCAAGGAAGTCCTGATTACGGACGCCCATCTGCACCCACGGCGCATTTTCAACGCCATGATGAACGCCGGGCGGAAGCACCATCTCAACTTCCGTGTCGTGCCCAGTCTGTTTAACTGTCTGCCGGAAAAAACGCAGATTGAGCAACTCGGTTCGCTGCCGATGATCCAGCTTTTCCGCGATCCACTTTCGGGGATCAATCGGTTTCTCAAGCGGGGGCTGGATGTGATTGGCGCTGCTGTGGGTCTGATTGTGTTGTCACCCGTGCTGGCGCTCATCGCCATTGCCATCCGCCGCGAATCACCAGGCCCAATTTTCTACCGGCAAGAGCGTGTTGGCATGGATGGACGGACGTTTCAAATGCTCAAGTTCCGCTCGATGTATGCTGACGCCACGGATGAAATTCATCGGCGACTCATGGTTGAGACCATCAAGTATCCCTCCCGTGCCAATCGAGGAACGCGCGGGAAGCCACTCTATGGCAAGGTGTTCAACGACCCACGGCTGACCAAGGTCGGAAAGTGGATTCGCCGCTACAGCCTCGATGAACTTCCAAACTTGTGGAACGTCCTCAAGGGCGAGATGAGCTTGGTCGGTCCGCGTCCGCCAATCCCCTATGAAGTGGCCGAGTATCAAGACTGGCACCGCACCCGTTTCAGCGTGAAGGGCGGCGTGACCGGGTTGTGGCAGGTCTCTGGACGCAACCGGCTCACCTTCGAGCAGATGGTGCGACTGGATGTGTACTACATTGAAAACTGGTCGCTGTGGCTCGACATCAAGATTCTGCTGCGCACCATCCCGGTTGTGCTTCGGGGTGACAACACGTACTGA
- the xseA gene encoding exodeoxyribonuclease VII large subunit — MQNVLEPPPPLTVSALTAQIRRQLEREFGEVTVEGELSNFVAHTSGHWYFTLKDAQAQIRCACWKGTNYRIRFRPQNGQHVVCRGRITVYAPKGEYQLTVEAMSPVGVGAQQMAFEQLKAKLNLEGLFAPERKRPLPLIPRRIGIVTSSTGAALHDILNVLRRRNDGVSVLLYPAPVEGVEAAPHIAAGVRWFSEHNDSGFPVDVLIVGRGGGSAESLWAFNTEEVARAIAASRIPVISAVGHEIDVTIADFVADLRAPTPSAAAEMVAARRGDVLAHVNARASALAKSMRIRWLQARNRTESLAHHPAFADTQARLRDTVQQCDELTLALQLAIQGKLRLASSRLEQHAGRLHRYPWETTLQVSRQVVDRQVGALVNAARLRMTREQHRLGRALARLEALSPLRVLARGYAVAQHPDGRIVRSVDDVQPGQPLRIRLADGYLHGRVESVGSLPDAEDAPLRP; from the coding sequence ATGCAGAACGTTCTAGAGCCACCGCCACCGCTTACGGTTTCCGCCCTGACTGCACAGATTCGGCGGCAACTAGAACGTGAGTTTGGCGAAGTCACTGTCGAAGGTGAGCTTTCAAACTTCGTTGCGCATACATCGGGCCACTGGTATTTCACGCTCAAGGATGCCCAGGCGCAAATCCGGTGCGCCTGCTGGAAAGGCACCAACTACCGGATTCGCTTTCGCCCGCAAAATGGCCAGCATGTCGTTTGTCGGGGGCGAATAACCGTCTATGCGCCAAAGGGTGAGTACCAGCTCACGGTCGAAGCCATGTCGCCGGTGGGCGTTGGGGCGCAGCAGATGGCCTTTGAACAGCTCAAAGCCAAGCTCAATCTGGAAGGGTTGTTCGCGCCAGAGCGCAAGCGCCCGTTACCGCTGATTCCGCGTCGCATTGGGATTGTGACCTCGTCCACCGGGGCTGCGCTTCACGATATCCTCAACGTGCTGCGTCGGCGAAACGATGGGGTAAGCGTTTTGCTTTACCCGGCGCCGGTCGAAGGCGTTGAAGCTGCGCCCCACATCGCGGCCGGCGTTCGGTGGTTCAGCGAGCACAACGACTCAGGCTTTCCAGTGGATGTGCTCATCGTGGGGCGGGGCGGTGGGAGCGCCGAGTCACTGTGGGCGTTCAATACGGAGGAAGTCGCGCGGGCCATTGCCGCTTCTCGCATTCCGGTGATTTCGGCTGTCGGGCATGAGATTGACGTCACCATTGCCGACTTTGTTGCCGACCTGCGCGCCCCAACACCTTCGGCCGCGGCCGAGATGGTGGCGGCGCGGCGTGGCGATGTGCTGGCGCATGTGAACGCGCGTGCCTCGGCATTGGCCAAGTCCATGCGGATTCGATGGCTACAAGCACGAAACAGAACGGAGTCCCTGGCCCACCACCCGGCATTTGCTGACACGCAGGCGCGCTTGCGCGACACGGTGCAGCAGTGCGATGAGCTGACGCTGGCCCTCCAGTTGGCAATACAGGGGAAGCTACGACTCGCAAGTTCGCGTCTGGAGCAACACGCGGGGCGTCTCCACCGTTACCCGTGGGAAACGACGCTTCAGGTTAGCCGCCAAGTCGTTGACAGACAGGTTGGCGCGCTGGTCAATGCTGCTCGGTTGCGGATGACGCGCGAACAGCACCGTCTGGGGCGCGCTCTTGCCCGGTTGGAAGCTCTGTCGCCCCTGCGGGTGCTGGCGCGGGGTTACGCGGTGGCGCAGCATCCTGATGGGCGCATCGTCCGCTCGGTTGATGACGTTCAGCCCGGTCAACCCCTGCGCATTCGCCTGGCGGACGGCTACCTGCACGGACGAGTTGAAAGCGTCGGGTCGCTGCCCGACGCCGAGGACGCGCCCCTGCGCCCGTAG
- a CDS encoding diguanylate cyclase domain-containing protein: protein MPAPATIQMSRVEFKKQVLFVPAPTLAGDALETLLQRSRTLQLTVAADGTSLIALMAEYEFDVVLLALEDDPVTWGHLAYIHQVNPQLPIVGCLPNDDTALAARARSEGVTQLLTPPFTGDRLRRAIARAERREEEADKTLSPSAISDLALRFHASLDLATLARTAIDALFHITPCTMIRLLVAGEGGRFGYSAGLSPTGEPVIQPLPTETVLSEIDALSATDDTLTYADDNRLHLNLRQGGRWRGVAMLSYPRRIKLKAAEVDGLRQLARHLAQAADNALQHHAVQRKREQVFLINEVTRQMMRNLDLETVIDHIVEQVQRYMECEVVAIYTPYLTGPKGENFHIASTLKERTSFITTTVQGNAGLIQEVMASGETILCRDLRQLPDWCGHSTLSRSKIATPIWLEGRVEGVLEFESARLNAFDEDDCAIAEDLALQVSAAIRNTRLYHQAQAEHEYLQTVLDVAVDTAIISTDPAGHIVTFSRGAEMMFGYDDKEVVGQSITPIFQDSSIASDLDRLLSGQSVRFGEGDVELKRRNGESFYASLSVHRLRAKRSEGFLFVLLDVTERRAQQEQLLKLSITDELTGLYNKRYYQDLLPREIARAQRRDATFALCYFDLDGFKRFNDTRGHVAGDELLRWVGQLVQSVIRRQVDLPFRYGGDEFVLILPETPAEAARRVGERICRGVFERFDGEVTVSFGIVEYAGESAEELTVRADKMMYAAKRAGGNRVTTYASGEWRFQSGGWPALTSPDKPTSYE, encoded by the coding sequence ATGCCCGCGCCTGCCACCATCCAGATGTCGCGTGTGGAGTTCAAGAAGCAGGTCTTGTTCGTGCCGGCTCCCACACTGGCAGGGGACGCGCTGGAGACCTTGCTTCAGCGAAGTCGGACGCTGCAACTGACGGTCGCAGCGGATGGAACATCACTCATTGCCCTGATGGCCGAATATGAGTTTGATGTCGTCTTGCTTGCGCTAGAGGATGACCCGGTGACGTGGGGCCATTTGGCTTACATTCACCAGGTCAATCCGCAACTTCCGATTGTGGGATGCCTGCCAAATGACGACACGGCGCTGGCAGCCAGGGCCAGGAGTGAAGGCGTTACCCAGCTCCTGACGCCCCCATTCACCGGCGACCGCTTGCGCCGCGCCATTGCGCGCGCGGAGCGCCGTGAGGAAGAAGCCGACAAAACGCTCTCGCCAAGTGCCATCAGCGACTTGGCCCTGAGGTTTCATGCCAGCCTGGACCTCGCGACACTGGCGCGCACAGCCATTGACGCCCTGTTTCACATCACCCCGTGCACCATGATTCGACTACTGGTTGCTGGCGAAGGTGGACGCTTTGGCTACAGCGCCGGTCTGTCACCCACCGGCGAACCGGTCATCCAACCCCTTCCGACTGAGACTGTCCTTTCCGAAATCGATGCCCTATCGGCAACGGACGATACGCTGACCTACGCCGATGACAACCGCCTCCACCTGAACTTGCGGCAGGGCGGTCGCTGGCGGGGCGTCGCCATGCTGAGCTACCCACGCCGCATCAAGCTCAAGGCTGCAGAAGTGGATGGATTGCGGCAGTTGGCCCGCCATCTTGCCCAAGCCGCCGACAACGCACTTCAGCACCACGCCGTCCAACGCAAGCGCGAACAGGTTTTTCTGATCAATGAAGTCACACGGCAAATGATGCGGAACCTTGACCTCGAGACGGTGATTGATCACATCGTCGAGCAGGTGCAGCGCTACATGGAGTGCGAGGTGGTCGCGATTTACACGCCGTATTTGACGGGCCCGAAGGGCGAAAACTTTCACATCGCTTCAACGCTGAAAGAAAGAACGAGCTTCATTACCACCACGGTGCAGGGCAACGCCGGCCTCATTCAAGAGGTGATGGCAAGCGGTGAAACGATTCTGTGCCGCGACTTGCGGCAGTTGCCAGACTGGTGTGGGCACTCAACGCTGTCGCGCTCCAAGATTGCGACGCCCATCTGGCTGGAAGGTCGGGTCGAGGGCGTGTTGGAGTTTGAAAGCGCGCGCCTCAACGCCTTCGACGAGGATGACTGCGCCATCGCCGAGGACCTTGCGCTGCAAGTTTCGGCCGCGATCCGCAACACGCGCCTCTACCACCAAGCTCAGGCCGAGCACGAATACCTGCAAACCGTGCTCGATGTCGCGGTGGACACGGCCATCATCTCAACCGATCCCGCCGGACACATTGTAACGTTCAGCCGTGGTGCGGAAATGATGTTTGGCTACGATGACAAGGAAGTCGTCGGGCAATCCATCACGCCGATTTTTCAGGATTCGAGCATCGCGTCCGACCTGGACCGACTTCTGTCCGGGCAATCGGTTCGCTTTGGCGAAGGCGATGTGGAACTCAAACGTCGTAACGGCGAGAGTTTTTATGCCAGCCTGTCGGTTCACCGGCTACGGGCCAAGCGCAGCGAGGGTTTTTTGTTCGTGCTGCTTGATGTCACCGAACGCCGCGCCCAGCAGGAACAACTGCTCAAACTCAGCATTACGGACGAGCTGACCGGACTCTACAACAAACGTTACTACCAAGACCTGTTGCCGCGTGAAATTGCGCGCGCGCAGCGCCGCGATGCGACCTTTGCGCTATGCTACTTCGACTTAGACGGGTTCAAGCGCTTCAACGACACGCGCGGCCACGTTGCCGGGGATGAGCTCCTGCGCTGGGTCGGGCAACTCGTGCAGTCGGTCATCCGACGGCAAGTGGATTTACCGTTTCGCTATGGCGGCGACGAGTTCGTTCTCATTCTGCCTGAAACACCGGCCGAAGCTGCCCGGCGCGTTGGCGAACGGATTTGCCGAGGCGTCTTTGAGCGCTTCGACGGCGAAGTGACCGTCAGCTTTGGCATTGTCGAGTACGCCGGAGAATCGGCGGAAGAACTCACCGTGCGTGCTGATAAAATGATGTATGCCGCCAAACGCGCCGGCGGCAATCGTGTCACGACCTACGCCAGCGGCGAATGGCGTTTCCAGAGCGGCGGCTGGCCGGCGCTGACCAGCCCAGACAAACCAACGTCCTATGAGTAA
- the tadA gene encoding tRNA adenosine(34) deaminase TadA: MEQTDDITWMRLALAEAQACLERNEVPVGAVLIADNRLVAKAGNRTRTDCDPTAHAEMVVLRDAAHQVGNYRLTGTTLYVTLEPCAMCAGALVQARVQRLVFGATDPKAGAVVSHFRLCTTEILNHRLVVTGGILADACGALLRDFFRQRRGSVVL, encoded by the coding sequence GTGGAACAAACGGACGACATTACGTGGATGCGCTTGGCGCTTGCTGAAGCCCAGGCTTGTTTAGAGCGGAATGAAGTCCCGGTCGGGGCGGTCCTGATCGCCGACAACCGGCTAGTTGCCAAGGCCGGCAACCGCACTCGCACGGACTGTGACCCAACCGCGCACGCTGAAATGGTCGTACTCCGTGACGCTGCCCACCAAGTAGGCAATTATCGCTTGACCGGAACGACGCTCTATGTGACGCTCGAACCTTGCGCGATGTGCGCGGGGGCATTGGTTCAGGCGCGCGTGCAAAGGCTGGTTTTTGGGGCAACCGATCCCAAAGCCGGTGCGGTCGTGAGCCACTTCAGGCTCTGCACGACCGAAATCCTCAACCACCGTCTGGTGGTGACAGGTGGTATCCTGGCTGATGCGTGTGGCGCACTGTTGCGTGACTTCTTCCGTCAGCGGCGGGGGTCGGTCGTTCTTTGA